CGCCATGGCCGAGAAAGTGGGCGACCTGCAGGCGCGCCTGCTGCGCCTGGAAACCGTGAGCGAGCGCGTGGCCGGCATGGCGGGCATCAAGCCCGATGAACTCAAGCGCATGGAAGCCGCCCCGGCCGGCCCTGCCGGCGGCCCGCTGGTGAGCCTGCGCGAGCCGCGCGCATCGGCCGCGTCCCTCGACGACCTCAGCCACAGCCTCGACCACCTGCAGTCGTTGAGCGACCGGCACGCCGACGTATTCACGCTGATCGAATCCCGCCTGTTCGAGAAACGCCTGGAGGCGTTGATGGTGCCCAGCTCGGCCCCGGTGAACGGCCCGGTGGGATCCGGCTTCGGCTTTCGCTCCGACCCCTTCACCGGCCGCCCGGCACTGCACACCGGGCTCGACTACCCGGCCGACGTCGGCACACCGATCCTGGCGGCCGCGGGGGGCGTCGTCGTGTCGGCCGGACCGCACCCTCAGTACGGCCTGCTGGTGGAGATCGAACACGGCAAGGGCCTGATGACGCGCTACGCGCACACGTCGCGCATGCTGGTCAAGCAAGGTGACATCGTCAAGCGCGGCCAACAGGTCGCCGAGGTGGGCAACACCGGGCGCTCGACCGGGCCGCATCTGCACTTCGAGGTGCTGGTGGAAGGCGTGCAGCAGAACCCGGCCAAGTTCCTCGCGCAGCAAGGCGGCACACCCGTTGCCCCGCGCGTGGCGGGGGCCAGGCCGATGCAGTTACAGTAAGCGCCGATGACGCTCCGCAAGGCCCCCCGCTGGGGCTGGCACCTGCTGCTGGCCCTGTTGATGCTGCTGATGCAGCAGGGGGCGGTGCGCCATGGTGTGGCCCATCACCTGAAGGGTGAAGAGGGCGCCGCGGCGCACCAGATCTGTCTCGACTGCCTGGCGTTCCACGCGGGCGACCAGGCCGTGGCCAGCGACACCACAGTGGTGCCGTTGCTGGCCTTGCAGCATGGCCCCACTGTGGCCGTGCTGCCCACGGACCGCACGACCGCCGCGCCTGCGGCCTATCTGGCCCGCGCCCCTCCCTCCCTCGGCTGACACCGTTCTGTTCTGTACGCAGGGGCCCACCGGCCCCTGCAACCCGTGTCTGTCTGACCCGGCGCGCCTTGACGTGCGCCGGGCGTGGAGTTTTTTTCATGTTTGCCCCCTCTCTCTCTGCGGCCCGTGTCCGCGCCCTGACCCTCGCCATGGCCTCGGTCGGACTGATGAGCCCCGCACTCGCCAATCCCACGCTGGCCGATGTGCAACGCCAGTTGGACGAATTGCGCGCGCAGTACGACGCCCGCATCCAGGCCCTGGAGGCGCAACTGAAAGCGGCGCAAGCCCGAGCCGCGCAGCCGGGGCAGTCGACCGCGCAAGCCCTAGAAGCCCCCGCCGACGGCGCAGCCCCCAGCCCGGCGCCCGCCACACCGCCGGCCACCTTCGCCCGCAAGGCGCGGCAAGCAGCCGACAACAGCTTCAACCCGCAGGTGTCGCTCATCCTCAGCGGCGTCTACACCAACCTGCAGCGTGACCCCGAGAGCTGGTCGATCGGCGGCTTCCAGCCCGGTGGCGAGGAGATCGGCCCGGGCGAGCGCGGCTTGAGCCTGGCCGAGTCGGAACTGGTGCTGAGCGCCAACATCGACCCCTGGTTCTACGGCAAGGCCACCCTGGCCGTGACCGGCGACAGCGAGATCGAGGTGGAAGAGGCCTTCGTGCAGACCCGTGCCCTGCCGGACGGCACCACCGTGAAGGCCGGCCGCTTCTATTCCGGCCTGGGCTACCTGAACGAGCAGCATCCCCACACCTGGGATTTCGTGGACGCGCCGGTGGTGTACCAGGCCATGCTGGGCGGCCAGTTCAAGCAGGACGGTGTGCAGGGCCGCTGGGTGCTGCCCACCGACCAGTTCGTGCAGCTGGGGCTGGAGCTGGGCCGGGGCAATGGCTTCCCGGGCACGGAGCGCAACCGCAATGCGGCGGGCGCCCTGACCCTGACCGCGCACACAGGCGGCGACATCGGGATCAGCCACAGCTGGCGAGCCGGCGCGAGCTGGCTGCAGACCAGCGCGCAGGGACGGGAGTGGCAAGACACCAACCTTGATGGCGACACGGTGCGCAACAGCTTCACCGGCAAGAGCCGCATCTGGGCCTTGGATGGCGTGTGGAAGTGGGCGCCGAACGGCAACGCCACGCGCACGAACTTCAAGCTGCAGGGCGAGTACTTCCGTCGGAAGGAAACAGGCAACGTCAATTACGCGTTGAATGACGACGGTGTGAGCGCCAATTCAGACGCCTACCGCAGCGCCCAGTCCGGCTGGTACGTCCAAGGCGTCTACCAGTTCATGCCGCGCTGGCGCGTGGGCCTGCGCCACGAGCAGCTCGACAGCGGCACCGTGAACTACGGTGGCAATGGCGCCTTCCTGAGCAACCCGGACCACCAGCCCAAGCGCACCAGCGCCATGGTGGACTGGTCGCTCAGCGAGTTCAGCCGCTGGCGCCTGCAGTACAACCAGGATCAGGTCCGTCTGGGTGGCATCAAGGACAACCAGATCTTCCTGCAGTACATCATGAGCCTGGGGGCCCATGGCGCCCACGCCTTCTGACATGCGAAGGGAGATCACCATGCATCACCGCTCCTTGAGGGCCTTGCAACGGGCAGGGGCTACAGCGT
This is a stretch of genomic DNA from Aquabacterium olei. It encodes these proteins:
- a CDS encoding M23 family metallopeptidase, yielding MQILITTSALSRPRIVQFTPWGLVLTLLALAIPMMVLSLALYHAVVLKAAHERWPVISEAVRYFERQDRAQRDRYVRENLDAMAEKVGDLQARLLRLETVSERVAGMAGIKPDELKRMEAAPAGPAGGPLVSLREPRASAASLDDLSHSLDHLQSLSDRHADVFTLIESRLFEKRLEALMVPSSAPVNGPVGSGFGFRSDPFTGRPALHTGLDYPADVGTPILAAAGGVVVSAGPHPQYGLLVEIEHGKGLMTRYAHTSRMLVKQGDIVKRGQQVAEVGNTGRSTGPHLHFEVLVEGVQQNPAKFLAQQGGTPVAPRVAGARPMQLQ
- a CDS encoding TonB-dependent receptor, translated to MFAPSLSAARVRALTLAMASVGLMSPALANPTLADVQRQLDELRAQYDARIQALEAQLKAAQARAAQPGQSTAQALEAPADGAAPSPAPATPPATFARKARQAADNSFNPQVSLILSGVYTNLQRDPESWSIGGFQPGGEEIGPGERGLSLAESELVLSANIDPWFYGKATLAVTGDSEIEVEEAFVQTRALPDGTTVKAGRFYSGLGYLNEQHPHTWDFVDAPVVYQAMLGGQFKQDGVQGRWVLPTDQFVQLGLELGRGNGFPGTERNRNAAGALTLTAHTGGDIGISHSWRAGASWLQTSAQGREWQDTNLDGDTVRNSFTGKSRIWALDGVWKWAPNGNATRTNFKLQGEYFRRKETGNVNYALNDDGVSANSDAYRSAQSGWYVQGVYQFMPRWRVGLRHEQLDSGTVNYGGNGAFLSNPDHQPKRTSAMVDWSLSEFSRWRLQYNQDQVRLGGIKDNQIFLQYIMSLGAHGAHAF